A window of Diadema setosum chromosome 2, eeDiaSeto1, whole genome shotgun sequence contains these coding sequences:
- the LOC140239696 gene encoding zinc finger protein 277-like, which translates to MAGVDNPGSHVMEILQFPEVPENGTQCQSDVNDSVDRVTNEGACQTCMLCHVTFNLPNNADDFHQHLLQEHQLVIKGPHLICNLNKYAEYWRLQFSQESYKSICSYSENDQHYSLDPSMSQDRQIRECLQRERLDAVLTVQQRERDDSSLSRSCLFCREHFEGNRAPLFNHMAFDHNFNVGQPDNIVFANEFLDLLQSKLESLQCLYCEKTFRDKTVLKDHMRKKQHRRLNPNNKAYDRFYVINYLEAGKDWQEVQAERDFISGSLDSENEERWDDWEEELQTTVVCLFCRHSVSMATDILKHMIITHNFDLSNLRAKQGLNFYEQIKLVNFVRRCTHQSMCIFCNEKCGSRDVLLEHLASHRADMEDGPARTKWDQPQYLFPTYENDALLCALEDISDDDDELSAASPSSVSNVPIHAEDQPTTQNSILLTEHDVLRSLVNDR; encoded by the exons ATGGCTGGTGTTGACAATCCTGGTAGCCATGTCATGGAAATCCTGCAATTCCCAGAAGTTCCTGAAAATGGCACACAGTGTCAGAGTGATGTCAATGACTCAGTAGACAGAGTGACAAATGAGGGCGCTTGTCAAACTTGTATGCTGTGTCATGTGACGTTCAATCTGCCAAATAATGCCGATGACTTCCACCAACATCTCCTTCAAGAACATCAACTGGTCATAAAGGGTCCCCACTTGATATGTAATCTTAACAA GTATGCTGAATACTGGCGGCTGCAATTTTCTCAAGAGAGTTACAAGTCAATTTGCAGCTATTCAGAGAATG ACCAGCACTACAGCCTAGATCCATCCATGAGTCAGGACCGTCAGATCCGCGAGTGTCTGCAACGAGAGCGGCTAGACGCCGTGCTGACCGTCCAGCAGAGGGAGCGGGATGACAGTTCCTTGTCCAGGTCGTGCCTCTTCTGTCGCGAGCACTTTGAGGGCAACCGAGCACCGCTCTTCAATCACATGGCCTTTGACCACAACTTCAATGTTGGTCAACCTGACAATATTG TATTTGCAAATGAGTTCCTGGACCTCCTGCAGAGTAAACTGGAGAGCCTACAGTGCCTCTATTGCGAGAAGACCTTTCGGGACAAGACTGTCCTCAAGGACCACATGCGCAAGAAGCAGCACCGGCGGCTGAACCCCAACAACAAAGCCTACGACCGCTTCTACGTCATCAACTACCTGGAGGCGGGAAAGGATTGGCAGGAAGTCCAGGCAGAGAGGGACTTTATTTCTGGCTCACTGGACTCCGAGAATGAAGA GCGTTGGGATGACTGGGAGGAGGAGCTGCAGACAACTGTCGTGTGTCTCTTCTGCAGACAttcagtttccatggcaacagacATCCTGAAGCACATGATCATCACTCACAACTTCGACCTCTCCAATTTGAGGGCCAAACAAG GTTTGAACTTCTATGAGCAGATCAAGTTGGTGAATTTTGTGCGGCGCTGCACCCACCAAAGCATGTGCATCTTCTGCAATGAGAAGTGTGGATCCAGGGATGTCCTTTTGGAACATCTTGCCTCACACAGGGCTGACATGGAAGATGGTCCAGCCAGGACTAAATGGGACCAGCCACA ATACCTGTTTCCGACCTATGAAAATGATGCTTTACTGTGTGCCCTCGAAGAcatcagtgatgatgatgacgagcTCTCCGCGGCATCGCCGAGTTCCGTCTCCAATGTGCCCATACACGCCGAAGATCAACCCACTACCCAGAATAGCATTCTACTCACAGAGCACGATGTCCTGAGGTCACTGGTCAATGACAGATGA